In a genomic window of Tamandua tetradactyla isolate mTamTet1 chromosome 17, mTamTet1.pri, whole genome shotgun sequence:
- the IL1B gene encoding interleukin-1 beta has product MAAVPEPACEVMDLYSGNEDDLFFEVDGPTQMKALFQDRDLCSLGDGGVQLLVSHVHGGRSFRQVVSVIVAMEKLSSILVPCALPFQDGDLMALFSCIFQEEPVSSWDDAYVCDAPLRSFNCRLRDVEQKCLVLSSPCELRALHLNGENAAQQVLFCMSFVQGDANSQKVPVALGIKEKNLYLSCGMKDGKPTLQLETVDPQSYPKKKMEKRFVFNKLEIRDKMEFESAEFPNWYISTSQEEGNPVFLGSTKGGRDIVDFTMEIVSP; this is encoded by the exons ATGGCAGCAGTGCCTGAGCCCGCCTGCGAGGTGATGGACCTCTACAG TGGCAATGAGGACGACCTCTTCTTTGAGGTGGATGGACCCACCCAGATGAAG GCCTTGTTCCAGGACCGGGACCTCTGCTCGCTGGGGGACGGCGGTGTCCAGCTTCTCGTCTCACACGTGCATGGCGGCAGGAGTTTCAGGCAGGTTGTGTCGGTCATCGTGGCCATGGAGAAGCTGAGCAGCATCCTGGTTCCCTGTGCGCTCCCCTTCCAGGACGGCGACCTAATGGCTCTCTTCAGCTGCATCTTCCAAGAAG AACCCGTCAGCTCGTGGGACGACGCATATGTGTGCGACGCGCCCCTGCGCTCGTTCAACTGCAGGCTCCGCGACGTGGAGCAGAAGTGCCTGGTGCTGTCGAGCCCGTGCGAGCTGCGCGCGCTGCACCTCAACGGGGAGAACGCCGCCCAGCAAG TGCTCTTCTGCATGAGCTTCGTGCAAGGGGATGCCAACAGCCAGAAGGTCCCGGTGGCGCTGGGCATCAAGGAGAAGAACCTGTACCTGTCCTGCGGGATGAAGGACGGCAAGCCCACACTGCAGCTGGAG ACAGTAGACCCCCAAAGCTACCCCAAGAAGAAGATGGAAAAGCGGTTTGTCTTCAACAAGCTGGAGATCCGAGACAAGATGGAGTTTGAGTCTGCCGAGTTCCCCAACTGGTACATCAGCACCTCGCAGGAGGAGGGGAACCCCGTCTTCCTGGGCAGCACCAAAGGCGGACGTGACATCGTCGACTTCACCATGGAGATCGTCTCACCCTAG